The Levilactobacillus namurensis genomic interval AAGAAGTCCAGGGCAACGGGCCGTTCCTTTAGGGCGAGGAAGAGATTCTTTCCTTCTGCGGCCATCATGTTGATTCCCAGCTCCTGCCGGTGGGCCATCAGATCGAAAGCCACTTCCCGGTCGAAAGTGTATTGATATTCGCCTGACCAGTGGTGGTTGGGGATGTGTCCTAGACTCCCGTTGAAGTTGATCATGGGGCCGTCTAGGTGGAGTTGATCATAAATTCCGGTGGATAGCCGGTTAGGCCGTCCCGTAACGATACTAACCAGGTGTCCCGCCTGGCGTGCTGCGGTTAAGACCGCTTGGGTTTTGGGACTGATTTCAGAAGCGTTGTTCAAAGTCGTTCCGTCTAAATCAATGGCAATTAGTTTTCGTTCCATTAAGAACACCTCACATGTAAATAACTAAGTCCTCCCAATTTACCACAAAATGAAAATGAAAGCGAGGATTTCTCCCTAGTACTTAGTACGGGAAACGGGTATAATGAAAACCGATAAACTGGGTAAAATCAGTTATATGTACGATACAAACAACTAGTTGTAATAGACAAGATGGAGGAATAACGGTGAACTTACCTGATGACTTTGTGACGAAGTACCAGCGGTTACTGGGCGATGAAGCTCCGGCGTTCTTGGCGAGCTTGACGTCGACGGTGAATACGGCCGGTTATCGCGTCAATCCAGAACGAAAAGTGCCCGCAAACTTGACGACAGCCAAGCCGGTTCCATATGCTCAGTGGGGGTATTATGGGGCAGTGAAGGGACGAAGCTTGGCCCACCAAAGCGGTGCGGTCTATAGCCAAGAACCCAGTGCGATGTTCGTTGGCGCGACGGCAGCCCCGGCTAAGGGCGAACGGGTCTTAGACCTGTGTGCGGCTCCCGGTGGGAAGACCACCCACTTAGCCAGTTACCTTCAGGGGACGGGCTTGTTGGTCACCAACGAAATCAACCGCAAGCGGGTCCGGGTCCTAGCCGAGAACGTTGAACGGTTTGGGGTCGCTAACGCTGTCATCTTAAACGATTCGCCGGATACGTTCAGTCCCGTTTTTCCGGACTACTTTGACAAGGTGTTAGTCGATGCCCCGTGTTCGGGGGAAGGCATGTTCCGAAAAGATCCAGCGGCCATGGATTACTGGTCGCTAGCGTACGTCGAAGACTGTGCGACGCGGCAACGTGAGATTTTAACGGAGGCCGTTAAGATGGTCAAGCCCGGCGGACAATTGATCTACTCGACTTGTACTTTTGCGCCGGAAGAAGACGAACAGATGATGGCGTGGGTCTTGAAGACCTTCCCCGAGTTCCACTTGGTTCCCGTTGAGAAGTCGGGTGGCGTTGTTGATGCCCGGCCAGAGTGGGCCGATGGAAATCCGGAGTTGAAAAAAGCGGCGCGGTTGTTCCCCCACTTACTTCAGGGGGAAGGTCATTTTGTGGCCAAGTTGGAACGAACGTCCGCTGCGGAACCGCTCCGTCCGCGAGGGCAAGCCCAGCTGGGAACGGCCCTGAGTCGCGACCAGCGGCAACTTTGGCAAGACTTTGCCCAACAAGTCTTGGGAACGGAAGCGTTGCCCGCAGGTGAGTTAGTGACCGTGAAGGACCAATTATTCGCGGTCCCACAAGACTTACCGGCATTGAAACGGGCACACGTCTTCCGTCCGGGATTACATCTGGGGACGTTTAAGAAGAACCGGTTTGAACCCGCCTATGCGTTGGCCTTAGCGAGTGAGCCACAGCGGGTGAACCACACGCTAGCCATCGATTTGGATCAGTGGCAAAAGTGGGTTCACGGGGACACCATTGCGTTAGCGACCGCTCCGGCAAAGGGGTGGTACCTCCTAACGTGTCAGCAGCAGCCCGTCGGCTTCGGTAAGGTCGTGGGACAGACCGTCAAGAACTTCTTCCCTAAGGGGTTGCGGTTTACGGTCTATCCGGAAGATTTGATCTAATCTAGAGACAAGTAAAAAGTGTGTTGCCCTGAAACGGCTCTTGGCCGCGTTTTGGGCAACACACTTTTTTAAAATTTAAGTTAAGGGTAACTGACGCTGTTGCGCGTAGGCCAGGAGTTCTGGCGAATACAGGAGCGGTCGTTGCCGTAGGGTGGCCAAGTCTGGCGCGCCCAAGAGAGTCATGATGGTTCGCAATTCCGTCTGCCAGGCCTGTAACCGGTGAGTCGTGGTGGCTTCGTCGGTCTTCAGTAGGCTGTGGAGGACCTGACCGGCGGTGCCCACCACGTTGGCGCCTAAGGCCAATGCCTTAATCACGTCTAACGGGTGGCGTACGCCGCCGGTAGCGATTGTCTGGAGTTGGGGAACTGCCCGGGCTTCCAGTAAGGATTCCACGGTAGATTGCCCCCAACCATTGAGGTAGCTGAGTTCCTTTTCCGGTCGGCGGAAGTTTTCGATGTCGATGAAGTTCGTGCCACCACGGCCCCCCAAGTCAACGTAGTGCACGCCAACGTTTGCCAACTGGTGGAGCGTTTCACGTGCCATTCCAAAGCCCACTTCCTTGACGATGACGGGTACGTCTAAGAGGGCGACAGTCTCGCCAATAGCGTCTAACCAGTGAAAGTCGCGGTCGCCTTCGGGCATGACCAGTTCTTGCGCGACGTTAACGTGGACTTCCAAGGCGTTGGCGGCCAACATCTGGACCACGTGCTGGGCGTCTTGGGCGGTGTGCCCCGCACCGATGTTGGCGAAGACGATACCGTCGGGATTGTTTTCCCGCAGTACCGTGAAGGTGGGAATCGCTTGCGCATCCTTTAGGGCGATACTCTGAGAGCCGCTAGCCACCGCCATGCCCGTTTGGGCGGCGATCCGTCCTAGGGCTGCGTTGACCTTACCCGTCCGGGGACTCCCGCCGGTCATGGCTTCGATCATTAAGGGCGAGGGTAACGTTAGCGGGCCTAAGTGGGTCGCTAAACGAACATCGGCGACCGCCATTTCGGGCAGACTTTGGTGAATGAACCGTAGCTGGTCGAATTGGCTGGTCGCATGAGCGGTATAGAATTTTTCAGCGAGCGATAAGTGCTCGTCCTTACGATGCGCGTGACGTGATAAGGCCATGACGGACCATCTCCTTCAATCTGGGTAGGTTATTCGGTAACGTGGTGCACGTTTAACTTCAGGGGTTCGATCCCGCGTTGTTCCCAGTCGTGTAGGAGCTTAGCGAGGTCCTTAGCGGCATCGATGATTACAATCCCGCAGTCACCGCCCCCGGCACCGGAAGATTTAGCAGCGCCGCCTAAGGTCACAGCCGTGTCACACATGGTCTTCAAGAGCTTGGTCTCAATGGTCACATGACTGGAATGGGCCAGCTGGTTCAGTAATTGCCGGTTAAACGTAATCTCGCGTTGGATGGCTGCCAGATCTCCATTATGGAACGCCTGGATCATGCGGTGCAGGCAATCGCGACTTTCGTCTAAGAATTGGTGGTAG includes:
- the fni gene encoding type 2 isopentenyl-diphosphate Delta-isomerase, with the protein product MALSRHAHRKDEHLSLAEKFYTAHATSQFDQLRFIHQSLPEMAVADVRLATHLGPLTLPSPLMIEAMTGGSPRTGKVNAALGRIAAQTGMAVASGSQSIALKDAQAIPTFTVLRENNPDGIVFANIGAGHTAQDAQHVVQMLAANALEVHVNVAQELVMPEGDRDFHWLDAIGETVALLDVPVIVKEVGFGMARETLHQLANVGVHYVDLGGRGGTNFIDIENFRRPEKELSYLNGWGQSTVESLLEARAVPQLQTIATGGVRHPLDVIKALALGANVVGTAGQVLHSLLKTDEATTTHRLQAWQTELRTIMTLLGAPDLATLRQRPLLYSPELLAYAQQRQLPLT
- a CDS encoding RsmB/NOP family class I SAM-dependent RNA methyltransferase, with amino-acid sequence MNLPDDFVTKYQRLLGDEAPAFLASLTSTVNTAGYRVNPERKVPANLTTAKPVPYAQWGYYGAVKGRSLAHQSGAVYSQEPSAMFVGATAAPAKGERVLDLCAAPGGKTTHLASYLQGTGLLVTNEINRKRVRVLAENVERFGVANAVILNDSPDTFSPVFPDYFDKVLVDAPCSGEGMFRKDPAAMDYWSLAYVEDCATRQREILTEAVKMVKPGGQLIYSTCTFAPEEDEQMMAWVLKTFPEFHLVPVEKSGGVVDARPEWADGNPELKKAARLFPHLLQGEGHFVAKLERTSAAEPLRPRGQAQLGTALSRDQRQLWQDFAQQVLGTEALPAGELVTVKDQLFAVPQDLPALKRAHVFRPGLHLGTFKKNRFEPAYALALASEPQRVNHTLAIDLDQWQKWVHGDTIALATAPAKGWYLLTCQQQPVGFGKVVGQTVKNFFPKGLRFTVYPEDLI